ttaatgaaaaattaattaataaataaaatatacattattaaaagatttattgataaaaaaatctatccataataaatccataaataataaattttaataattaaaatttcaaaattcttcgTTAACTTAAATTTACcgatatatttgtttttattgataaaattttgtcaataatttaataaacttttgttGTAATTCCAACTCATTTCGAGTTATTTTCTTTACATTCTTAACAAACAAACTCATCTAGTAATCTTTTTGCATTCACagttatgataattttttttttttaatttcatcttacTAATAAGGATGTTTGgttctatttttctaaaaacattcgaaatatatattattccaaATACCTTTGTTTTCAAATGTTCCAAATTACACAAATCctttcaatatattatttccaaattcataattttaatttagtttgtttatatcttTTATAGTTTTGGTGTAACTCTTCATAATTTATAGTTTGTTTATATCCATTAATTGGATTAAAAACTGATTCCTTCTCAATCTGTTAGAGctcttaaacaaataaaagctcgaacatatatatgtatatatttttgtattgtggtaataaatttttaaaatttattgttgttAGAATACTTTGTAGAAAAAAGCTCTGCTTTTGGTGttcatcctttcttttcacTTAACCAAACTAAAACCAGTCAATCCTTcccattaattatatataaaaaatatgcttcttttcgttttttttttaacttaacaaacaaattcattcaataaTCCTATAAGGCATAGATTAATGGattttatacatacatataaaataattcaccAATGTTGGAGCATTCTCTACCAATGTTCCCATTTCCTACCATCATGTacatttgttgaaaaaaaaatactttttaacatctattattttttatttttgacgtCACAGAAATCACTGATCTCATTCAAATCGACgttgaaattaaaaacaaacgtTTAAACATTGATCATTCGACGTCCCTTAGGAACAGTTACTACAACACGTGAAGATTCAATTaaccaatttcaaattaaaatcaagCAACATTTGACGAGTGTTAGTATACTGACAAATGTAATGTTAGTATACTAAGGGCTTCAAGAAAGCATTGAGGCAAATGAATTTTTTGGCCAAAGTTGATCTTGCAAGTTTGGGTTTTGACATAGAGCAAGACATCTACGAGGATCGTATGGTGTCAATTGATAGCATTCCTGAGGGCACCTTTACAGAGGAAGGTGATCCTGTCGTGGAGGTGGCCGGACAAGAAACCGGGGCCGACCAGAGTGAAGTGGCTAATACAGGGGCTTGAAGACCTAGGATTCTTGTGTTAATGATTTTACCCTTTTCTGTAATCACTGTGGAAGTGTCTTGAACATTGTGTTTCATTCGTTTTGTTATTTGGCCTATGTAGGCGCTTTATCTTTGAGTCGAACTTTGTACCCTTTTCTGAATATGTTGCATGTTTAACACTTGTTTTCTACCAAATTGTTTGCACACATCATCAAGACTTGGTTGATTGTAAATCTTGAACATGCTCGGTTTATTGTGTTGCTGCTCGTTTGTGATCAAGACACGATGGATCTTGAAACAAATATACTTGGTCGGACCATTCGCGGTCGGTTCAGTGGTTGTTATAATCCATGAATGACCAAGACTCGGTGGGTCTTGATGTAACTGTTGGACAAAGACTCAGTCGGTCTTGATGTATTTGGCGGACATTATAGGCCGTGGATGACCAAGACTCGGTGGGTCTTGATGTATTTGTTGGACCAAGACTCGGTGGGTCTTGATGTATTTNNNNNNNNNNNNNNNNNNNNNNNNNNNNNNNNNNNNNNNNNNNNNNNNNNNNNNNNNNNNNNNNNNNNNNNNNNNNNNNNNNNNNNNNNNNNNNNNNNNNNNNNNNNNNNNNNNNNNNNNNNNNNNNNNNNNNNNNNNNNNNNNNNNNNNNNNNNNNNNNNNNNNNNNNNNNNNNNNNNNNNNNNNNNNNNNNNNNNNNNNNNNNNNNNNNNNNNNNNNNNNNNNNNNNNNNNNNNNNNNNNNNNNNNNNNNNNNNNNNNNNNNNNNNNNNNNNNNNNNNNNNNNNNNNNNNNNNNNNNNNNNNNTTGATGTATTTAGCGGACGTTATAGTCCGTGGATGACCAAGACTCGGTGGGTCTTGATGTATTTGTTGGACCAAGACTCGGTGGGTCTTGATGTAACTAGACTCGGTCGGTCTAGCGTAATTGGTGGACGTTATAGTCCATGAATGACCAAGACTCGGTGGGTCTTGATGTATTATGACTTTGATAAATAATCTGCAAAATATGTAACTGGAATACTAtattgaagtaatttttgaaaggaaaaattgtTCAGTAAAGTGCTATGCACAACAAAAcattaactataataaaatttaagatgggTGACGTTCCAAGTATTTGGAACAACTTTGCCGTCTAAGTATTCCAGTTGATATGCTCCGTTCTTCAAATCTTTGCTGATTCGGAAAGGTCCTTCCCAATTATCAACCAGCTTGCCGTGTGATTTGTTCTTTCGTGCGTCACCTCGTTTGCGCCAAACAAGATCTCCTTCGTTGAAATGCCGAGGCCTGACTTTGGTATTGTATCGTCTGGTTATCAGTCGCTTTTGTGCTTCATTTTTAATCAACGCAATTTCGCGCCGTTTGGGCAGGGTATCAAGGTTCATCCGTAGTTGTTCTTCATTGAGAGTCATATCTTGTATATGTCGTCGAAGGGATGGTTCTCCTATTTCGACCGGTAACATGACATTTGTGCCGTACGTGAGGTTAAACGGGGTCTCACCTGTTGATCCATGTGGTGTACACCGGTAGGCCCAAAGTACTTTAGGCAGCTCTTCGACCCACAAGCCTTTAGCTTGTCCCAGGCGTTTCTTTAACTCGGAGATGATGGCTTTGTTTGCGGCCTCGGCCTGCCCGTTGGTTTGAGGGTGTTCGACAGAACTTGTAACATGTTTGATGCCAAATCCCTTGAGGAAATCTTCTAGCGTACGGTCAATAAACTGCCGACCGTTGTCAGTAATGATCTTCTGTGGTATGCCGAATCGGCAAATTAGGTGCCAGATGAAACTTTGTACTTTCCGGGCACTGATTGTTGCAAGGGCCTCTGCTTCAATACACTTGGTGAAGTAATCGATTGCTACCAAAAGGTATTTGCATTGTCCTTTTGCGAGCGGTAGGGGTCCAGCTATATCCATCCCCCACTGCGCGAACGGCCACGGGGATATGATGACCATCAATTCGGACGAAGGGATCCGAGTATCATGTCCGTGGGATTGACAGGAAATACATCTTTGAACAAACTCCTTGCAATCTTGTTCAATTGTGGGCCAGTAAAAACCTGCTCGTAATATCTTGGCTTTGAGTGTTCTCTTTCTTGAATGAGAGCCGCAAATTCCATGATGTAGTTCTTTCATGACGTACTTGGCTTCTTCGTCGGATAAACACTTCAACAGAGGCGTAGTGTATCCGCGCCGATAAAGATCATCTCCTATGAATGTGAAGCGAGCAATTCGTTTAGAATCAGCCGTACTCACCCGAGCGCCTTGCTCTTGTTGAATTATCAACTGTATTATATCCTGCCGCCAGTCAGTTGTGGGAGGAATAGTGCTGGTGGCGCACGTTTCCAAAAGGGGTTGTTCTAGCCTGGTTTTGATTACCGAGGTAAGCTGTGAATTTCCTCGGCTATGTGTTAGCTTGGAGAGTAAATCTGCTCGGGAATTTTGTTCCCTGGGTACATGAATAATTCTGAAAGTGTCGAACGCTTTAATAAGGTCGCTGACCTTGTGGTAGTATTGCAACAGATGGTTGTCTTTGACCTGGAAAGTGCCGTTAATGTGCCTTACAACCAATTGAGAATCCATTCGGCATTCTAAGTGTTGGATGTCTAGTTCAGCCGCCAGAAGTAATCCGCTGATGAGAGCTTCATACTCTGCCTGATTGTTACTGAGCTGGAACGTGAAGGATATGGCCTGCTCGACAAGAAGACCGTTCGGTCCCTCCAATACTATTCCGGCTCCTGCTCCTCGTTTGTCTGAAGATCCGTCAACGTTCAAATTCCACACGGACGGTTCTGTTGCAGGGGGTAACTCGGCTGCGAAATTTGCCAAATGTTGTCCTTTGACGGAGCCTTGTGGCTCGAAGCGTAGGCCGAATTCAGATAATTCAATGGACCTGGAAACCATCCTTCCGGCTAGGTCCGGTTTCCTGAGGATCCTGGCGACAGGGTGATTGGTTCGGACGACCACTTGATGGCTTTGAAAATATGGGCGAAGCCGCCGGGCCGTAGTGAGCAAGGCCAATGCCACTCTCTCCACCTGTGAATATCGTTCATCGGCTCTCTGCAAGGTTCTGCTAACAAAATAGATGAGTTTAAATACCGGTGTTTCCTGTATGAGGGCGACACTTACCGAATGACCGGACACGGAAAGATATAATTGTAAGTCGAACCCCTCTTCCGGACGGCTCATGATAGGCGGGTTggtcaatatattttttacggCGGAGAAGGCCGCCTCACAGTGATCGTCCCAGTGCCGAGGAACATTCTTCTTCATGTTATTGAGTATCAGCTTGATGTGCTTGGAAAGCCTCGGTATAAACCGTGATAAAGCGGTGAGGCGTCCGACTAGGCATTGGACTTCTTTCAATTTGGTTGGGGTCCTCATTTCCAGGATTGCTCGGCATTTGTCCGGGTTGGCTCCGATTCCACGACTTGTTAGCATGAACCCAAGAAATTTACCTGCTGATACTCCGAAGGTGCATTTGGACGGGTTGAGGCGTAAACCGTACCTTTTGAGTTGCTGGAAAACCTCTATCAGATCTCGTAAGTGCTGCTGATGGGAACAGCTCCGTACgaccatgtcatccacataaaccTCCATGCAACGCCCGATTTGATTATGGAAGATTTTATCCATGAGTCGTTGATAGGTGGCACCTGCATTTTTTAGGCCGAATGGCATTACCTCGTAGCAATAATTAGCTTGCTCGGTGATGAAAGCCGTGTTGGTTCGATCCGGGGCGTAcattggaatttggttatacCCCGAGTATGCGTCCAAGAAATTGAGGACCATGTGACTGGAGGCGCCATCCACCAGGCGATCAATGCTGGGGAGGGGATAGTTGTCTTTGGGGCAGACCTTGTTTAGATCGGTGAAATCTACACACATTCTCCACTGACCGTTTGATTTTTTAACCATGACCACATTTGCCAACCACATGGTGTATGTTATTTCGCGGATGAATCCAGCCGAGATCAACTTGTCAACTTCCTTTTGTACCGCCACCCTTTTTTCAGTGCCGAGCCTTCTCTTCTTCTGAGCAATCGGTCGAGCTTCTCGGAATATGGACAACTTGTGAGTGATGATATCGGGGTGGATGTCGGGCATATCTGAGGCGCTCCACGCAAAGAGGTTGTTGTTGGTTCGTAACAGTGTGGTGAGGTCGCCTTCATTCGCAGAAGTGAGGTCAGCTCCTACGTTAGTAATCTGTTCATCATTCTTCCCTAGGACGAACGATTTGATCTCCCCCTGGGGTGGAACCCGGTCGTTTGTGTTGGTCCTTGGGTCTAGGTCGACCAGTATGGTTTCAGGCCTTCTCTCTCTTCTGTATGTCGTGGCTTTTAAGGAGGCTGTGTAACATTGCCGAGCGGTTTTCTGACTCGAACGGTGCATATTTCACCTTTTCCGGACGGGAACTTCATCGCCAAATGAGGAGTTGATACAATCGCTCCGAAGGCGTTCAGGCATGGACGTCCGAGAATAGCATTGTATGAAGTATTGGCTTCCACTAACAAGAAGCGCACACAGATTTTTTTGGATTGGTCACCGGTACCTAGGCGGGTCCTCAGGTCGAGGTATCCCCGGGTGTCAACGCGTTCTCCTGCAAAACCGACAATCTGCTCATGAAAGGGTGTTATGGCCTCCTCTGCCAGGGCCATCTTCTGGAATGTTGTCCAATATAGAATATTGACAGAACTTCCTTGGTCGATTAGGACTTTGCTCACATCATACTCCGCAATTCGGGCCGTAATGACCATAGGATCATCTTGTTCCGGGTCCGGGGCGTGAAAATCCCTGTCGGTAAAGGTGATGTCCGACATTGACAAAGGGTTCCGAGCTATTGTGTGGACGCTACGTAAGTTCCGCAAGTGTCTCTTGCGAGCCGAAGATGAGGCTCCTCCCCCGGCAAAACCTCCTGAGATGGTGTCAATATGGCCCTTTGGGGTCGTGTCTCGCTTTCTGGATCTGCTTCTCGAACGTTCACGAGGGCGTTCGGGTTTTCGGCGCGAAGGCTCGGGACTTCTCTTGAATTTTCTGGGGAAGCGTCCCCGTAGGGGGGAACATCCCCGTTGGCTTGTCTCTGCTTTAACAAATTCTTGCAGGTACCCCGCACGGACTAATCTTTCTATCTCATCTTTAAGTTCTTGGCAGCCTTCAGTGGAATGTCCTTGGTTATCATGAAACCGACATATCTTGGACGCGTCCGCATCTCTAGGCGTACGCCTTCTGTGAATGGTGATTAGGTTGGCTTGGAAGGCTTTGTCGAACACCTTTTCCCTTGGAGCAGTAAGGTGTGTATAGTGGTCGTATCGAGGACCGAGCGGGGCTTTTAGTTCTCTTCGAAAGGGCCTTTGATTACGACCCCTGTCACCTGTTCGTCTATCATCACGTTTAGCATCTGTGACCGGAGCTTCGATCTTCTTCCAGTACTGTCGTTGGTCCTCCATTTTGATGAATTTGGTCATATTTTCTTGTGGTTCTTCCATAGTTTTCGGCAATTTGGCATATAAATTTTCCGAGACAAACCCTGGCTTGAGGCAGTTGGGAAGGTTGCTGATAATGAACTCATGGGAGACGCCTTTCACTCTCCTGGCGGTCTCCGAGTATCTACGCATGAATGTCCTCAGCGGTTCATCTCTCCCTTGTTTGAGATTGACGAGTTCGGTAGCGGACACCCTTTCCCTCCGGTTGGCAGAGAATTGTCTCTTGAAAAGTGTGGTGACAGTGTGAAAATTGTCGACAGAGTTTGGAGGAAGAGTATAATACCATTCTAGGGCTTCGTCTTTGAGAGATAGGGAGAAGGCCCTGCATTTGACCGGATCGCTGTTGGAGTAGAAAGCCATGGAGTCGATGAAATTTCGGAGATGGTGTTCTGGATCTGTTGTTCcgtcaaaattttcaatttgaggGGGTGGTCGGTCGGGCATTATGGCTTGCATAATCTCTTCAGTGAATGGTAGCAATTCAGGTGATCGTGGAGGAGGACCGCTATCATCATGGTGGTGATTATTTCGGCCGTTGTGGTGGCCATGATTGTGATTGCCAGTGTGGCTATTGTCTTCTGTCGTCTCCGGTCGTCTTTCTTTAAGTTGGGCAATTTCTGCAACGAGTTTCTGATGTGCCTCCTGTTGCTGACGAATCATCTGGGTCTGCTGTTCCAGTTGAGCCTGAAGTCGTGTTATGAGCTCTATATGATCAATACCGTCCATGCTTCGGGTGGTCACCCTTGGGAGTCTTCGctttcggccccacggtgggcgccaaaatgtttcggtaggaatTTCAGGGACCG
This DNA window, taken from Vigna radiata var. radiata cultivar VC1973A chromosome 5, Vradiata_ver6, whole genome shotgun sequence, encodes the following:
- the LOC106760107 gene encoding uncharacterized protein LOC106760107, which translates into the protein MDGIDHIELITRLQAQLEQQTQMIRQQQEAHQKLVAEIAQLKERRPETTEDNSHTGNHNHGHHNGRNNHHHDDSGPPPRSPELLPFTEEIMQAIMPDRPPPQIENFDGTTDPEHHLRNFIDSMAFYSNSDPVKCRAFSLSLKDEALEWYYTLPPNSVDNFHTVTTLFKRQFSANRRERVSATELVNLKQGRDEPLRTFMRRYSETARRVKGVSHEFIISNLPNCLKPGFVSENLYAKLPKTMEEPQENMTKFIKMEDQRQYWKKIEAPVTDAKRDDRRTGDRGRNQRPFRRELKAPLGPRYDHYTHLTAPREKVFDKAFQANLITIHRRRTPRDADASKICRFHDNQGHSTEGCQELKDEIERLVRAGYLQEFVKAETSQRGCSPLRGRFPRKFKRSPEPSRRKPERPRERSRSRSRKRDTTPKGHIDTISGGFAGGGASSSARKRHLRNLRSVHTIARNPLSMSDITFTDRDFHAPDPEQDDPMVITARIAEYDVSKVLIDQGSSVNILYWTTFQKMALAEEAITPFHEQIVGFAGERVDTRGYLDLRTRLGTGDQSKKICVRFLLVEANTSYNAILGRPCLNAFGAIVSTPHLAMKFPSGKGEICTVRVRKPLGNVTQPP